A stretch of the uncultured Desulfobacter sp. genome encodes the following:
- a CDS encoding anion permease: MESSLFAGTIICVALGFDFLNGMNDAANSIATIVSTRVLSPSKAVAWAAFFNMMAALVFGVGVAKTIGKGVVTPDTLSLWFVLAILTGAIFWTYLCTGMGLPISASHALVGGIVGAGMVKGGASVIVWSGLLKIVIFIVLSPIIGMILGITFSIMIAWIFRRRAPGGVDRVFRIGQLLSSAMFSLGHGANDAQKTMGIIVMVLVASGRQTNFHVPLWVIFSCYGAIALGTLLGGWKVVKTVGMRVIKLMPVDGFCAEMAAAAAIIGNFFAGIPVSTTHTITGGIIGVGSVHRLCRRPMGRYREYCSGLDPHHSGGGRYFGPGLPDFRTDGIISHPCCLLDNLPQILGAILILNGVVIKKTILSY; the protein is encoded by the coding sequence ATGGAATCCTCTCTATTTGCCGGTACCATTATCTGTGTCGCCCTGGGGTTTGATTTCCTCAACGGGATGAATGATGCGGCCAACTCGATTGCCACCATTGTGTCGACACGTGTTTTGTCGCCAAGTAAGGCGGTGGCATGGGCCGCTTTCTTCAACATGATGGCGGCCTTGGTATTTGGTGTTGGTGTGGCCAAAACCATCGGTAAAGGGGTGGTCACCCCTGACACCCTCTCTCTGTGGTTTGTTCTGGCCATTCTGACCGGGGCCATATTCTGGACCTATCTGTGTACAGGCATGGGGCTGCCCATCAGCGCGTCCCATGCCCTTGTGGGGGGCATTGTGGGGGCGGGCATGGTTAAAGGCGGCGCCAGTGTGATCGTCTGGTCCGGTCTCCTGAAAATAGTCATTTTCATTGTCCTCTCTCCCATAATCGGAATGATCCTGGGCATTACCTTTTCCATTATGATCGCCTGGATATTCCGGCGCCGGGCGCCGGGTGGGGTTGACCGGGTGTTCCGGATCGGTCAGCTTTTGTCATCAGCCATGTTCAGCCTGGGGCATGGTGCCAATGACGCACAAAAAACTATGGGGATTATTGTTATGGTGCTGGTCGCTTCCGGCCGGCAGACGAATTTTCATGTTCCGTTATGGGTTATTTTTAGCTGCTATGGCGCCATCGCCCTAGGGACTCTTCTTGGCGGCTGGAAGGTGGTCAAAACCGTGGGTATGCGGGTGATCAAGCTCATGCCCGTGGATGGATTTTGTGCCGAGATGGCAGCTGCGGCCGCCATCATCGGCAATTTCTTTGCCGGCATTCCTGTTTCCACCACGCACACTATCACCGGCGGCATCATCGGTGTGGGAAGCGTCCACCGCCTTTGCCGCCGTCCGATGGGGCGTTACCGGGAATATTGTTCTGGCCTGGATCCTCACCATTCCGGGGGCGGCCGGTATTTCGGCCCTGGTTTACCTGATTTTCGGACTGATGGAATAATAAGTCATCCCTGTTGCCTCTTGGATAATCTACCACAGATACTCGGAGCAATTTTGATCTTGAACGGAGTTGTTATAAAAAAAACCATCCTTAGCTATTGA
- a CDS encoding AMP-binding protein encodes MAMTDMSPQAAIDFWLKEYDGKAVSAAHFLCDRHARIPEKIALFYEDAEGNASKWTFRELKELSSKMAGFLRSIGVKKGDRVAALLPKSPELVITTLATWRIGAAYVPLFTAFGSDAIEHRVSDSAAKVLITNTVHRPKVSDTACYKEDRVAVVTIAGDRGQGIERGDYSFWHELENAQAIDTPEPVRGDDLLIMLFTSGTTGSPKGVEVPVKSLAAFHAYMEFGLDMREDDMYWNMADPGWAYGLYYNLIGPLLVGKSTLFYDGAFSPENVFRILSKYKVSNFASAPTAYRALKAAGDKVAAQYPLSLRVASSAGEPLNPEVIEWSKKLWGIPIHDHFGQTELGMAANNHHREDLKGELKMGSMGISMPGFRMAVIDENGNETAPGEEGLFAVDTKNSPLCWFRGYWQDEKRTKEKYVGENGRYCLAGDTVSKDEDGYLFFSGRSDDIILCAGYRIGPFEVESVLIKHPAVVEAAVVGVPDELRGETIKAFVSLKQGINGDEDLAEELKIFVKKHLAAHQYPRIIEFTDQLPKTPSGKIQRFLLRNA; translated from the coding sequence ATGGCAATGACGGACATGTCTCCGCAAGCGGCTATCGATTTCTGGTTAAAAGAGTATGACGGTAAAGCAGTTTCAGCAGCACACTTTTTGTGTGACCGCCATGCAAGGATTCCTGAAAAGATTGCCCTGTTCTATGAAGACGCAGAAGGTAATGCATCAAAATGGACTTTTCGGGAACTCAAGGAACTCTCCTCAAAAATGGCTGGTTTTTTAAGGTCCATCGGCGTAAAAAAAGGCGACCGGGTGGCGGCCCTATTACCTAAATCACCGGAACTTGTGATCACGACCCTTGCAACGTGGCGTATCGGTGCGGCCTATGTGCCCTTGTTCACCGCCTTTGGATCGGATGCCATCGAACATCGGGTCAGTGACAGTGCCGCCAAGGTGTTGATCACCAACACGGTTCATCGCCCCAAAGTATCAGATACCGCATGTTACAAAGAAGACCGGGTGGCCGTAGTCACCATCGCCGGTGACAGGGGACAGGGTATTGAGAGAGGAGACTACAGTTTCTGGCATGAGCTTGAGAACGCCCAGGCCATTGATACCCCAGAGCCGGTCCGGGGCGATGATCTTTTGATCATGCTTTTTACCTCCGGAACCACGGGAAGCCCTAAGGGCGTAGAAGTACCGGTGAAGTCCCTGGCCGCATTTCATGCCTATATGGAGTTTGGCCTGGATATGCGCGAAGATGACATGTACTGGAACATGGCAGATCCCGGATGGGCATACGGCCTCTACTATAACTTGATCGGACCGTTGCTTGTGGGCAAATCCACCCTCTTCTACGACGGGGCCTTTTCCCCTGAAAATGTGTTCCGTATTTTGAGCAAATATAAAGTTAGCAATTTTGCCTCCGCCCCTACGGCATACCGCGCCCTGAAGGCGGCCGGGGACAAGGTGGCAGCACAATATCCCCTTTCACTGCGTGTGGCCTCAAGTGCAGGCGAACCTTTGAACCCTGAAGTGATTGAATGGAGCAAAAAATTATGGGGGATTCCCATCCACGACCATTTCGGACAGACCGAACTGGGCATGGCCGCAAATAATCATCACAGGGAAGATCTTAAGGGTGAATTGAAAATGGGCTCCATGGGGATCTCCATGCCCGGATTCCGGATGGCGGTTATCGATGAAAACGGCAATGAAACGGCACCCGGTGAAGAGGGCCTTTTTGCCGTGGACACCAAGAACTCTCCGTTATGCTGGTTTCGCGGATACTGGCAGGATGAAAAGCGGACAAAGGAAAAATATGTAGGCGAAAATGGCCGATATTGCCTTGCCGGGGATACCGTAAGCAAGGATGAGGATGGCTATCTGTTCTTCAGCGGCCGATCGGACGATATTATCCTGTGCGCCGGCTACCGCATCGGACCCTTTGAAGTGGAGAGTGTTCTGATAAAACACCCGGCAGTTGTGGAAGCAGCCGTGGTCGGGGTGCCCGATGAATTGCGAGGGGAAACCATCAAGGCCTTTGTGTCTCTAAAACAGGGCATCAACGGTGATGAGGACCTGGCCGAGGAGCTTAAAATTTTTGTTAAAAAACATCTGGCAGCCCACCAGTATCCAAGGATTATAGAGTTTACCGACCAACTGCCCAAAACCCCGTCGGGAAAAATTCAACGATTCCTTTTACGAAACGCATAG
- a CDS encoding right-handed parallel beta-helix repeat-containing protein, translating into MSYDAFLSYAHHDDLHEGEITALRSKIGRFVGDHLGRDAKIFQDKQGLHVGQVWKTELENALRCPCLIPIITPAYLNSDNCVNEFIAFAELEAKKQQTARILPLYYIEVPAVERRLGRPSQFSNQYNDKQLRVVNILVQRQMEDIRWLRTTPQDALSSGEGLDMLNRVAKQVAMRSAGANALQCHEVNPNGIGLNSISAAIQRAKPGEIIRVKGPAEYRESLFIDKPLQIVGEPGVKLIGVHGPAIACTGSCVRITGMQITAEGFNGVIVSSGYCILERTEVFGTKNSGVLIRDGAEAAVIECSLHDAEHCGLHAQHNGTKCTVVSSVITKNEVGGLFFSQNADGLVESNIVERNKVNGIYIASGANPLVRNNRIQRHNWAGILVYHHKEPGYQDYMPGRGIIEHNEISKGEQFGIEIKEGGNPCVRYNTITGNAWGGILTKDGGAGTIYENKIINNKGAGIKNEGGNPQIGKNLYADNAGKTVEDYGGATINDKVCC; encoded by the coding sequence ATGTCTTATGATGCATTTTTGAGCTATGCGCACCATGATGATTTACACGAGGGAGAGATTACCGCATTGCGGTCTAAAATTGGGCGGTTCGTAGGCGACCACCTTGGTCGCGATGCGAAAATTTTTCAAGATAAACAAGGGTTGCATGTCGGGCAAGTATGGAAAACGGAACTGGAAAATGCCCTAAGGTGTCCCTGTTTAATCCCGATTATCACTCCTGCCTATCTAAATAGCGACAACTGTGTCAATGAGTTTATCGCGTTTGCCGAACTCGAGGCGAAGAAACAACAGACCGCAAGGATTCTGCCTCTCTACTACATCGAAGTACCTGCGGTCGAGCGTAGACTGGGACGGCCAAGTCAGTTCTCGAACCAATACAACGACAAACAGTTACGTGTTGTCAACATTCTCGTACAGCGACAAATGGAAGACATTCGCTGGTTACGCACAACCCCTCAAGATGCATTGAGTTCAGGCGAAGGCCTCGATATGTTGAATAGAGTAGCCAAGCAGGTTGCCATGCGCTCAGCAGGCGCGAATGCTTTGCAGTGTCACGAAGTAAATCCGAACGGGATTGGTTTAAATTCCATCTCGGCAGCTATTCAACGAGCTAAACCCGGCGAAATCATTCGGGTGAAGGGACCTGCGGAATATCGAGAGTCTTTATTTATCGACAAGCCGTTGCAGATCGTGGGCGAACCGGGGGTGAAGCTGATTGGTGTTCATGGCCCGGCCATCGCCTGCACTGGTTCGTGTGTTCGCATTACAGGGATGCAAATCACGGCGGAGGGATTCAACGGTGTAATAGTTTCTAGTGGATACTGCATACTTGAGCGGACAGAAGTTTTCGGGACTAAAAATTCCGGGGTCCTGATCCGTGACGGAGCGGAGGCAGCAGTCATCGAATGTTCGCTGCATGACGCCGAACATTGTGGCTTACACGCCCAACACAATGGCACCAAATGTACTGTAGTAAGCAGCGTGATTACGAAGAATGAAGTTGGTGGATTGTTTTTTTCCCAGAACGCCGACGGGCTTGTTGAATCAAATATAGTCGAACGTAACAAGGTCAACGGCATATATATAGCGAGCGGCGCCAATCCGCTTGTTCGCAACAACCGTATTCAACGCCACAATTGGGCCGGCATTCTTGTCTACCACCACAAGGAACCTGGGTATCAGGATTATATGCCTGGACGCGGGATCATCGAGCACAATGAAATTAGCAAGGGCGAACAATTCGGCATTGAGATCAAAGAGGGAGGAAACCCTTGTGTGCGATATAACACAATCACTGGCAATGCCTGGGGTGGTATTTTGACTAAAGATGGTGGGGCAGGAACGATTTACGAGAATAAGATCATTAATAATAAGGGAGCTGGTATCAAAAATGAGGGGGGCAATCCACAGATTGGGAAAAATTTATATGCAGATAATGCTGGAAAAACCGTAGAGGATTATGGAGGTGCCACCATAAATGACAAGGTGTGTTGTTAG
- a CDS encoding ABC transporter substrate binding protein produces the protein MNRRKNRCLMMFVLFICLVSFNSINASPKKIYPVLNKGKKWKIAYYEGGPYADYQTTLKATIQGLVQLGWLSEVQFPDNIDTYSNKEIWNYLAHKAKSRYLEFLPDVFLSADWKTERRIENKHRMLCLLNETDAVDMVFALGTWAGKDLANNDHSTPVIIMSTSDPVGAGIIESPEDSGYDHIFARCDPNRFTRQIRFFHRISEFKKLGVIYANTESGKAISSIEDIEKISRERNFEVVHCHIHDSERDTDEIAKEYASCLNKIIPQIDAFLITGILATQPKYIHNYVPILIEHKVPSWSLVQDLSLIKQGIMMCLIKKDFYNLGLFQAKAIASVLNGVKPRKLRQVFEDIDTIAINTKTAELIEFKIPTSILRQSDVTFDTIE, from the coding sequence ATGAACAGGAGAAAAAATCGTTGCTTGATGATGTTTGTGTTATTCATCTGTTTAGTCTCTTTTAATTCAATTAATGCGAGTCCTAAAAAAATTTATCCAGTACTTAACAAAGGCAAAAAATGGAAAATCGCCTACTATGAGGGTGGACCATATGCTGATTATCAGACGACCCTGAAAGCAACGATCCAGGGCTTGGTTCAATTAGGTTGGCTTAGTGAGGTTCAGTTTCCTGATAACATTGATACATATAGCAATAAGGAGATCTGGAACTACCTGGCTCATAAAGCGAAAAGTCGATATTTGGAATTTTTACCGGATGTTTTCCTGTCGGCCGATTGGAAAACAGAACGAAGGATTGAAAACAAACACCGGATGTTGTGCCTGCTCAACGAAACAGATGCTGTTGATATGGTTTTTGCATTGGGCACATGGGCAGGTAAAGATTTAGCAAACAACGATCATTCCACTCCGGTTATAATCATGTCGACTTCAGATCCGGTGGGGGCCGGGATTATTGAAAGCCCTGAAGATTCAGGTTACGATCATATTTTTGCAAGATGTGACCCCAACCGATTTACCCGCCAGATAAGGTTTTTTCACCGAATCTCTGAATTTAAAAAGCTGGGTGTCATTTATGCAAACACCGAGTCTGGAAAAGCGATTTCGTCCATTGAGGATATTGAAAAAATCAGCCGGGAGCGCAACTTTGAAGTCGTGCACTGTCATATTCATGATTCAGAGAGGGACACAGATGAAATTGCAAAGGAGTATGCTTCGTGTCTTAACAAGATCATTCCACAAATTGATGCCTTCCTGATTACAGGTATATTAGCAACACAACCCAAGTATATTCATAACTATGTACCGATCCTGATCGAACATAAGGTGCCCAGTTGGTCATTGGTCCAAGATTTATCACTAATCAAGCAGGGAATTATGATGTGCCTTATAAAAAAGGATTTCTACAATCTTGGCCTGTTTCAGGCGAAAGCGATTGCCAGTGTTTTGAATGGTGTGAAACCCAGGAAACTGAGGCAGGTGTTTGAGGATATAGACACAATTGCGATCAATACCAAAACGGCAGAATTGATTGAATTCAAAATACCGACCAGCATTCTTAGACAATCCGATGTTACATTTGATACAATCGAATAA
- a CDS encoding acyl-CoA dehydrogenase family protein: MFDYLLTKKQKKLKKEARDFVKSIPREMILDMDADKIQFPKEFLQEAAKRNLMGCRYPEKWGGRDMDWVSTCMVMEEIGVLGYIFACTFGVGAELVCDAIILHGNDAQKEKYVKPLLKGEIFAAECLTEPRGGSDFFGTATTAEDKGDHFILNGQKRFIVGGEGADYFLVYARTKLDAAPHKSISCFIVDRSEGVKSEYLYGLMGCRGGGASRLVFKDVKVPKENLIGELNQGVRIFNTMMIPERLGTAAMTIGAAAPAVDVATGYTSKRKAFGQPVAGFQGVSFQVAEAVTLLDASRAMIYTTARAVDEQINDKQIRRLVSQSKKFVTESCQKAAHNAMQVMGGIGYTNIYPVERIFRDLRLASIWTGTNEVMSMIIANEWYKEYWYKKKADRIRDIEPDAEEANAKDEKIFE; this comes from the coding sequence ATGTTTGATTACCTTTTGACCAAGAAACAAAAAAAGTTAAAAAAGGAAGCCCGGGATTTTGTAAAATCAATTCCAAGGGAAATGATCCTGGATATGGATGCCGACAAAATACAGTTTCCAAAGGAATTTTTGCAGGAAGCCGCAAAGCGTAACCTCATGGGATGCCGCTACCCGGAAAAATGGGGCGGCAGGGATATGGACTGGGTTTCCACCTGCATGGTCATGGAAGAAATCGGTGTCTTAGGATATATTTTCGCATGCACTTTTGGCGTTGGGGCGGAACTTGTGTGCGATGCTATTATTCTGCACGGGAATGATGCCCAGAAGGAAAAATATGTCAAACCCCTCCTAAAAGGGGAAATTTTTGCTGCGGAATGCCTGACCGAACCCAGAGGGGGTTCAGATTTTTTTGGCACGGCAACCACAGCGGAAGACAAGGGTGATCATTTTATCCTTAATGGCCAGAAACGGTTTATTGTCGGCGGAGAAGGCGCAGATTATTTTCTGGTCTATGCGCGGACCAAACTTGATGCAGCGCCTCACAAATCCATTTCCTGTTTTATTGTCGATCGGTCCGAGGGCGTTAAAAGCGAGTACCTTTACGGTCTTATGGGCTGCAGAGGGGGCGGTGCTTCCCGCCTGGTATTCAAGGACGTTAAAGTGCCGAAAGAAAATCTGATAGGAGAACTCAATCAAGGCGTTCGGATATTCAATACCATGATGATACCGGAGCGCCTGGGAACAGCCGCTATGACCATTGGTGCGGCCGCACCAGCAGTTGATGTGGCCACAGGCTACACGTCAAAGCGCAAGGCATTCGGCCAACCCGTGGCCGGCTTCCAGGGCGTCTCCTTCCAGGTCGCGGAGGCGGTTACGCTTTTGGATGCTTCCCGTGCAATGATTTATACAACCGCCAGGGCTGTGGATGAACAGATAAATGACAAACAGATTAGGCGGCTGGTCTCCCAGTCAAAAAAATTTGTTACAGAATCATGTCAGAAGGCAGCCCACAACGCAATGCAGGTAATGGGTGGTATTGGGTACACCAATATTTATCCTGTGGAACGAATTTTCAGGGATCTTCGACTGGCTTCCATTTGGACAGGTACCAATGAAGTGATGTCCATGATCATTGCCAATGAATGGTACAAGGAATACTGGTATAAGAAAAAAGCGGATAGGATACGTGATATAGAACCGGATGCAGAAGAAGCAAATGCAAAAGACGAAAAAATATTTGAGTAG
- a CDS encoding FAD-dependent oxidoreductase — MAVSGKKYDIAIAGGGLSGLSAALTAVENGLKVIVLEKLPFLGGAGLFPEGSLGIGTRFQMKNGIKTTTDEVFAKAMDFHHWRCNAAVIRTLFNESGKTIDWLEDQGVEIKAIRTMFPPEKSLQIWHIFKGSGARVVKILSKGIQKNDGLILTETPAKKLIINDEKTVCGVVAENKNGESFEVYAKAVIIATGGFASSREMLNKYVPDVNTPGMEKLMYRGPLVDGRTGDGINMALAASASLSGMGAIAGNSPYLDCEPAIRQFRGPEHLQQVRCALSQPFLWVNKHGDRFYNESLGSVFSDVYNAMTSNGGLMWSIFDDNMRKFMVEQGPLTPFNAIVVPGQKMTALDKGIQQGIESGFAFKADTIEALADQIKIKPEKLKETIERVNRYAERKIDPDFNRKPAHLVKFDTIRGPYFALKGLRAFFLTLGGVKINSKMQALNSNEDVIPGLYVTGQDMGGLYDSTYDLLVEGSASSFALSSGRIAVKSIIQTDLR, encoded by the coding sequence TTGGCCGTTTCCGGCAAAAAGTATGATATTGCAATTGCCGGCGGAGGGCTAAGCGGGCTTTCAGCGGCCCTAACCGCAGTTGAAAACGGTTTAAAAGTGATTGTCCTGGAAAAGTTACCTTTTCTTGGCGGCGCTGGTCTTTTTCCGGAAGGTTCTTTGGGAATCGGAACTAGGTTCCAGATGAAAAATGGGATTAAGACAACAACAGATGAGGTTTTTGCCAAAGCGATGGATTTCCATCATTGGCGGTGTAATGCAGCGGTTATTCGTACGCTTTTCAACGAATCAGGGAAAACAATCGACTGGTTAGAGGACCAGGGCGTTGAGATAAAGGCAATCAGAACAATGTTTCCGCCTGAAAAAAGCCTGCAGATATGGCATATTTTTAAAGGGTCGGGCGCACGTGTTGTGAAGATATTGTCCAAGGGTATTCAAAAAAATGACGGCCTTATTTTAACTGAAACACCAGCAAAAAAATTAATAATCAATGATGAAAAAACCGTGTGCGGCGTTGTGGCTGAGAACAAAAACGGCGAGTCATTCGAGGTGTACGCCAAAGCTGTCATTATTGCAACAGGCGGATTTGCCAGTAGCAGGGAAATGTTGAATAAATACGTTCCTGATGTCAATACGCCAGGAATGGAAAAACTCATGTATCGCGGCCCGCTTGTTGACGGCAGGACTGGCGATGGGATCAACATGGCCCTGGCCGCAAGTGCTTCGCTTTCAGGTATGGGGGCTATTGCAGGGAACAGCCCCTATCTTGACTGCGAACCTGCCATCAGGCAGTTTCGAGGGCCTGAACATCTGCAGCAGGTGCGTTGTGCATTGAGTCAACCATTTCTCTGGGTCAACAAGCATGGTGACCGCTTTTACAATGAATCGCTGGGTTCGGTGTTCAGTGATGTTTACAATGCAATGACATCCAATGGCGGTCTGATGTGGTCTATTTTTGATGACAATATGAGAAAATTCATGGTTGAGCAAGGCCCACTTACGCCATTTAATGCCATTGTCGTTCCAGGACAAAAGATGACAGCGCTTGATAAAGGGATTCAACAAGGAATCGAATCAGGCTTTGCTTTCAAAGCCGATACGATTGAAGCCTTGGCAGATCAAATAAAAATAAAACCCGAAAAATTGAAAGAAACGATTGAGCGGGTTAATCGTTATGCCGAGCGGAAAATTGATCCTGACTTCAACCGAAAACCAGCTCATCTTGTCAAATTCGATACGATTAGAGGACCATATTTTGCACTTAAAGGGCTCCGTGCCTTTTTTTTAACACTCGGCGGGGTTAAGATAAATTCAAAAATGCAGGCCCTTAACAGCAACGAGGATGTCATTCCTGGTTTGTATGTGACTGGCCAAGACATGGGGGGCCTTTATGACAGTACTTATGACCTTCTCGTCGAAGGGTCTGCAAGCAGTTTTGCACTTAGTTCAGGGCGTATTGCAGTAAAAAGCATCATTCAAACAGACTTACGCTGA
- a CDS encoding response regulator, translated as MRFTHPKGNGFIFLLCMFYWIIDSVWSYLSYDLNVKKLIFSEPFSWIDTLLLRVSPYQIVSRILVVVIFLIFGNIILHFLIKKQKAEAELNLHRHHLEELVEDRTRKLEGANQSLEAAKLEAEAANEAKSQFLANMSHEIRTPMNAIIGMSNLALQTNLDEKNRNYITKVHQSANSLLGIINDVLDFSKIESGKLDLERINFSLEEVIERLFSIISLKSEKKGLELMYDIAPEVPIALTGDPLRLGQVLSNLCNNAVKFTDPEGEIVVKIGLEGETEEKDKVRLIFSVHDSGIGMSIEEQKKLFQPFTQADSSITRKYGGTGLGLVISRQLTGLMGGKIWVESETGFGTTFYFTALFGKPKKQPEPQRFDVPKFKSMRVLIVDNNKTSRDILSRQLCSFNFNVDQADSGEAALAMLRDKRFSYDLVLMDWRMPSIDGVETVRQIQNDAGIDQPQTIIMVSAYDRPKIQKAVNDLNILGFLTKPITPSPLHNAVLTAMGYEAIKPRYIRHTPEEVVEAIGKLKGCRLLVVEDNEINQELVLELLANRGIEVMCAMNGQEALELLENDQYDGVLMDCQMPVMDGYTATKKIREQEKYKDLPIIAMTAHAMVGDREKVLAAGMDDYITKPLDVDTMFITIAKWITPSQPIEEETAVPEKNFSNTEFPALPGINVKAGLQISQNDVKLYRKLLLNFLDKQANFEEVFRKAQKSDISSAAADVAHTLKGVAGNLGMTEVYNSAQALYSAAKQNTANVEELLNDVVNMLNIVFDGLKQLQKDSAAKHTVSVTHDGAIDTARIEPLITELAVLVNTSSIQSGTIAAKLVPLLENTDFGSEISAVVQSIEAYDFDQAENYLQDLTFQLGIPLTNVIK; from the coding sequence ATGCGGTTCACACATCCCAAAGGAAATGGTTTTATATTTTTATTGTGCATGTTTTATTGGATTATCGACAGCGTGTGGTCCTATTTATCGTACGATCTGAACGTAAAAAAACTGATTTTCAGTGAACCGTTTTCTTGGATTGATACTTTATTACTCAGGGTCTCCCCCTATCAGATTGTCTCCAGAATATTGGTCGTGGTTATTTTTTTAATCTTTGGAAACATTATTCTTCACTTTCTGATAAAAAAACAGAAAGCAGAGGCCGAACTGAATCTGCACCGCCACCATTTGGAAGAGTTGGTGGAAGATCGTACCCGGAAACTGGAAGGGGCTAATCAAAGTCTGGAGGCAGCCAAGTTGGAAGCCGAAGCCGCGAATGAGGCTAAATCACAATTCCTGGCAAACATGAGTCATGAAATCCGGACGCCTATGAATGCTATTATCGGTATGTCGAATCTTGCCCTGCAGACGAATCTGGATGAAAAAAACCGCAATTACATCACAAAGGTACATCAGTCTGCCAATTCACTGCTTGGGATCATCAACGATGTGCTTGATTTTTCAAAAATTGAGTCTGGAAAACTGGACTTGGAGCGTATCAATTTCAGTCTTGAAGAAGTCATTGAGCGACTTTTTAGCATTATCAGCCTCAAATCTGAGAAAAAAGGGCTGGAATTGATGTATGATATCGCACCTGAAGTTCCTATCGCCCTGACCGGTGATCCTCTGAGACTAGGGCAGGTGCTGTCGAACCTGTGCAACAACGCCGTAAAATTCACAGATCCAGAGGGAGAAATTGTTGTTAAAATCGGCCTGGAGGGAGAAACAGAAGAAAAAGATAAAGTAAGGCTGATATTTTCAGTGCATGATTCGGGTATCGGAATGAGCATAGAGGAACAGAAAAAATTATTTCAGCCGTTTACCCAGGCAGACAGTTCTATCACCCGGAAATATGGAGGGACAGGACTGGGGCTTGTTATTTCCCGCCAGCTGACAGGACTGATGGGCGGAAAAATCTGGGTGGAAAGTGAAACGGGTTTCGGCACAACTTTTTATTTCACGGCCCTGTTTGGCAAACCAAAAAAACAACCTGAGCCTCAGCGTTTTGATGTTCCGAAATTTAAATCAATGAGAGTTCTGATTGTAGACAACAACAAAACCTCCCGTGATATCCTGAGCCGGCAGCTTTGCAGTTTTAATTTCAACGTGGATCAGGCCGATTCAGGAGAAGCGGCCCTGGCAATGCTGAGGGATAAACGATTTTCCTATGATCTTGTACTGATGGACTGGCGTATGCCCAGTATAGATGGTGTTGAAACGGTCCGGCAGATTCAAAATGATGCCGGGATCGACCAGCCCCAGACGATTATCATGGTATCCGCCTACGATCGCCCAAAAATCCAAAAAGCGGTCAATGATCTAAATATACTCGGTTTTCTCACCAAGCCCATCACCCCATCCCCCCTGCATAACGCAGTCTTGACAGCCATGGGATATGAGGCCATTAAACCACGCTACATCCGGCACACCCCTGAAGAGGTGGTAGAGGCGATTGGTAAACTGAAAGGGTGTCGGTTGCTGGTGGTTGAAGACAATGAAATCAACCAAGAACTGGTACTGGAACTGCTGGCTAATCGCGGCATTGAAGTAATGTGTGCCATGAACGGTCAAGAAGCCTTGGAATTGCTTGAAAACGATCAATACGATGGGGTTTTAATGGACTGCCAGATGCCGGTCATGGACGGTTATACTGCCACAAAAAAAATACGGGAACAGGAAAAATATAAAGACCTGCCTATCATTGCCATGACTGCCCACGCCATGGTCGGTGATCGTGAAAAGGTACTGGCAGCCGGAATGGATGATTATATTACCAAACCACTGGATGTTGACACGATGTTCATAACTATAGCCAAATGGATTACACCCTCTCAACCGATCGAAGAAGAAACAGCGGTTCCCGAAAAGAATTTTTCTAATACCGAATTTCCAGCGCTTCCCGGTATTAATGTTAAAGCGGGTCTGCAAATCTCACAGAACGATGTCAAACTGTACCGTAAGTTGCTTTTAAATTTTTTGGATAAACAGGCCAATTTTGAAGAGGTCTTCAGGAAGGCACAAAAGAGCGACATCTCCAGTGCGGCTGCCGATGTTGCCCATACCTTAAAAGGTGTTGCTGGAAACCTGGGAATGACAGAGGTTTATAATTCAGCGCAAGCCCTATATTCAGCCGCCAAACAAAATACAGCTAATGTGGAAGAATTGCTGAATGATGTTGTCAATATGCTCAATATAGTCTTTGACGGACTAAAACAACTGCAGAAGGATTCTGCTGCCAAGCATACTGTCTCTGTGACACATGACGGAGCAATCGATACCGCTCGGATTGAACCACTGATAACTGAATTAGCCGTTCTTGTGAACACCAGCAGTATTCAATCAGGTACGATTGCTGCCAAACTTGTCCCTTTACTGGAAAATACCGACTTTGGCAGTGAGATATCTGCGGTCGTACAATCCATTGAAGCGTATGATTTTGATCAGGCTGAAAACTACTTACAGGACCTTACATTTCAACTTGGAATCCCCCTGACTAATGTGATCAAGTAA